In Oryza sativa Japonica Group chromosome 11, ASM3414082v1, the following are encoded in one genomic region:
- the LOC107277046 gene encoding putative serine/threonine-protein kinase-like protein CCR3 — protein sequence MEGVEKAARAGETDGDRGGRRKRRGRGIRMAMEEARVGEADSDGGGRRRRRGRGRRTATEEAEKAARPREAMALEGKEMPMALEVTEAAREMDENQVDHIFVYEYLKNGSLHDHLHDPSFSSSPLRASWHMRIKTLLGVAQAVEYLHCYAQWPVIHRDIKPSNILLDAAWAPRLSDFGMSLIWDEANDDNGPTNRVYGTFGYMDPEYYMTCVAKPTMDVYSFGVTMLEVITGRRAVFNRKEEDMRKAFDSKADGGGIPTNLVEATVPRIKANNKEQLQMLFDKRPNPNDLLYRDNFEALELVAHTAVRCVQLEGKDRPTISKVVANLQAALARGGW from the exons ATGGAGGGAGtggagaaggcggcgagggcgggggaGACGGACGGCGACAGAGGGGGGCGGAGAAAGCGACGCGGGCGGGGGATACGGATGGCGATGGAGGAGGCGAGGGTGGGGGAGGCAGACAGCGACGGAGGGGGGCGGAGAAGGCGACGCGGACGGGGAagacggacggcgacggaggaggcagagaaggcggcgaggccgagggaggcGATGGCGCTGGAGGGGAAGGAGATGCCGATGGCGCTGGAGGTtacggaggcggcgagggagatggatg AAAACCAGGTCGATCACATTTTCGTCTATGAGTACTTGAAGAACGGCTCACTTCACGACCACCTGCATGACCCATCATTCTCTTCCTCACCGCTGAGAGCGTCTTGGCATATGCGGATCAAGACGCTGCTGGGCGTGGCGCAGGCCGTCGAGTACCTGCACTGCTACGCCCAGTGGCCGGTGATCCACCGCGACATCAAGCCGTCCAACATCCTCCTGGACGCCGCCTGGGCACCGCGCTTGTCGGACTTCGGCATGTCGCTCATCTGGGACGAGGCGAACGATGATAATGGCCCGACCAATCGTGTCTACGGCACGTTCGGATACATGGACCCGGAGTACTACATGACATGTGTTGCGAAGCCGACGAtggacgtgtacagcttcggcgtcACGATGCTAGAGGTGATTACAGGAAGAAGGGCGGTTTTTAATCGGAAGGAGGAGGACATGCGCAAGGCGTTTGATTCcaaggcggacggcggcggtatACCCACCAACTTGGTTGAGGCCACGGTGCCACGCATCAAGGCGAATAATAAGGAACAGCTGCAGATGTTGTTTGACAAGCGCCCGAATCCGAATGATCTTCTATACCGTGATAATTTTGAGGCACTGGAACTGGTAGCGCACACGGCAGTGCGCTGCGTGCAGCTGGAAGGAAAGGATAGGCCGACCATTTCGAAAGTCGTGGCCAACCTGCAGGCGGCGCTCGCCCGTGGTGGGTGGTGA
- the LOC9267616 gene encoding LOW QUALITY PROTEIN: putative serine/threonine-protein kinase-like protein CCR3 (The sequence of the model RefSeq protein was modified relative to this genomic sequence to represent the inferred CDS: inserted 2 bases in 1 codon), protein MALWGGLGQATTVAQLVGADVGGLISVIMKAALTAQQNKECEQLARRVFMIAELLPHLQDPEVMRRPEIQRPLVGLDDTLREAHELVISFQEKNAMHRLVMAGRQAEKFREVQSRIDSFLFVIPIIGYIGVTRRLDRIYRVLLPSDTSVPSASTGSRTHELAHISASAKWTSAFVQELAEEAAQEVVFHGEKGEKFTFAELATATNNFASDRLIGRGGVGNVHMGRLSDGREVAIKQFHDDLSIYASKYDPFVTHYDHDEFYQRSIEEFNTEHTILSHIRHKHIIRLFGCCTERQYKRKIKLSIWCWKKEVVLLQPMKRLLLVFEYMKNSSLDKHLHGSLSSSSPVTTSWSMRLEILLGVCRAIDYLHTHPTRPVIHRDIKPSNILLDSNWVTRLSDFGCSITWDDETEGSDYPMAGTLGYIDPECMIITMYPKPTXCGIVMLEVLTGRRPVDNDQEGNKHLVLFALPLIEAGEVWELLDRRLLATEPTAKQLQAAELVAHTAASCVQLEGKDRPAMSEVVAKLQEAVELVSGNE, encoded by the exons ATGGCGCTGTGGGGCGGGCTGGGGCAGGCCACGACGGTGGCGCAGCTGGTTGGCGCGGACGTCGGCGGGCTAATCTCCGTGATCATGAAGGCGGCGTTGACGGCTCAGCAGAACAAGGAGTGCGAGCAGCTCGCCCGCCGCGTCTTCATGATCGCCGAGCTGCTGCCGCACCTGCAGGACCCGGAGGTgatgcggcggccggagatCCAGAGGCCGCTGGTCGGGCTCGACGACACGCTCCGGGAGGCCCACGAGCTTGTGATTTCTTTTCAGGAGAAGAACGCGATGCACCGGTTGGTAATGGCAGGTCGACAGGCTGAGAAATTCAGAGAAGTTCAGAGCAGGATCGACTCGTTCCTCTTCGTCATCCCCATCATCGGCTACATCGGTGTTACCCGGCGCCTTGATCGAATATACAGagttcttcttccgagtgacaCGTCCGTGCCATCTGCATCTACAGGCTCCCGGACTCATGAGCTGGCACACATTTCTGCTTCAGCTAAATGGACA TCTGCGTTTGTCCAGGAGCTCGCAGAGGAGGCCGCTCAAGAGGTGGTATTCCATGGCGAAAAAGGCGAGAAATTCACCTTTGCAGAGCTTGCGACGGCGACCAACAACTTTGCATCTGACAGACTAATCGGTCGAGGCGGCGTCGGCAATGTGCACATGGGAAGGCTTTCTGACGGGCGGGAGGTGGCCATCAAGCAGTTTCACGATGATCTTTCCATATATGCTAGTAAGTACGATCCATTTGTGACTCACTATGATCATGACGAATTTTATCAGAGATCTATTGAGGAGTTCAATACAGAGCACACCATCCTCTCTCACATCCGCCACAAGCACATCATCCGTCTCTTTGGCTGCTGCACGGAGCGCCAGTACAAGCGGAAGATTAAGCTCTCCATATGGTGCTGGAAAAAGGAAGTTGTCCTCCTGCAGCCTATGAAGCGTCTCCTCCTCGTCTTCGAGTACATGAAGAACAGCTCGCTGGACAAACACCTCCATGGCTCgttgtcgtcgtcctcgccggtgACGACGTCTTGGAGTATGCGCTTGGAGATACTGTTGGGCGTTTGTCGGGCCATCGATTACCTGCACACCCACCCTACGCGGCCGGTGATCCATCGTGACATCAAGCCGTCTAACATCCTGCTCGACTCCAACTGGGTCACGCGCTTGTCAGACTTCGGGTGTTCGATCACCTGGGACGATGAGACAGAGGGTAGTGATTATCCCATGGCTGGCACTCTCGGATACATCGACCCGGAGTGCATGATAATTACTATGTACCCGAAGCCAAC ATGCGGCATTGTGATGCTGGAGGTATTGACTGGTCGAAGGCCAGTTGATAATGATCAGGAGGGGAATAAACATTTAGTTCTTTTCGCGCTGCCACTGATCGAGGCGGGGGAAGTATGGGAGTTGCTGGACAGGCGCCTACTGGCGACGGAGCCAACGGCTAAGCAGCTCCAAGCGGCGGAACTAGTGGCACACACGGCAGCAAGCTGTGTGCAGCTTGAGGGGAAGGACCGGCCGGCCATGTCGGAAGTCGTGGCCAAGCTCCAGGAGGCGGTTGAGCTCGTGAGTGGTAATGAGTAG
- the LOC112936073 gene encoding probable serine/threonine-protein kinase PBL7 encodes MAHLQWEGMDRMATIAQLTGVDALGLISTIVQAAQAVCRNKETCQELVQEIQLIRDLLRMLQDPEMMCREEIVNVLSGLEGTLKEAYALVTSCRDCSTMYRFFMGWKQADQFRRIKKKIGKHLRFYPMISHADLTRRLEKLANSAALSTCSSQDAQDVPASSSTSHSNPEARAEEVNDEFEKGEVVTQSINEVERHEAGHQDAVQTSSVRKSRSWWHDVISSKKAADAVKAHVVPRAIELFSLSELAKATMDFALDREIGEGSFSNVYRGMLPDGREVAIERKKVDSSARGMEAFRAEVTIQSLLHHKHIIRLVGCCVMEEEEHWSLFQKKNMVEKRLLVFEYMENGSLFDHLHGPSTSSFSPVTASWKTRIEILLGVSRAIEYLHSYATPAVIHCDIKSSNILLDSSWSPRLSSFDIAVSCDEAECVDICVRGTLGYLDPEFVRTRTLKPASDVYNFGVVMLEVLSGRRAICRWKEDHGDGDGDSPMDSLVNHALPLIDAGQVLHLLDRRPAEEPTPRQLEAADLVARTAAHCLQENGDDRPAMSDVVTRLQAALELVRCDDE; translated from the exons ATGGCACATTTACAGTGGGAAGGCATGGATCGAATGGCTACTATTGCGCAGCTGACAGGAGTGGACGCTCTGGGGCTCATCTCAACGATCGTGCAGGCGGCGCAGGCAGTTTGCCGGAACAAGGAGACCTGCCAGGAGCTGGTGCAGGAAATTCAGCTGATCCGCGACCTCCTGCGGATGTTGCAGGACCCAGAGATGATGTGTCGGGAAGAGATCGTGAACGTGCTCAGTGGGCTGGAGGGGACGCTTAAGGAGGCGTATGCCCTTGTCACTTCCTGCAGGGACTGCTCAACCATGTACCGTTTCTTCATGGGTTGGAAGCAGGCAGACCAGTTCCGTCGCATCAAAAAGAAGATCGGCAAGCACCTCCGTTTCTACCCCATGATCAGCCATGCCGACCTAACCCGTCGTCTCGAAAAACTTGCCAACAGTGCTGCTTTATCAACATGCTCATCCCAG GATGCACAAGATGTACCGGCATCATCATCGACCAGCCACTCAAACCCTGAAGCTAG GGCTGAAGAGGTCAATGACGAGTTTGAAAAAGGCGAAGTAGTAACCCAATCTATTAATGAGGTGGAACGTCATGAAGCAG GTCACCAGGATGCAGTGCAAACATCGTCGGTTAGGAAATCAAGATCTTGGTGGCATGATGTAATATCCTCGAAAAAG GCTGCAGATGCAGTGAAAGCACATGTAGTGCCCCGCGCGATCGAGTTGTTCAGTTTGTCAGAGCTCGCAAAGGCGACCATGGACTTCGCTCTTGACAGAGAGATCGGTGAAGGCAGCTTCAGCAATGTGTACAGGGGAATGCTTCCTGACGGGCGGGAGGTGGCCATCGAACGCAAAAAGGTGGACTCTAGTGCTCGGGGGATGGAGGCATTTCGTGCAGAGGTTACAATCCAGTCCCTCCTTCACCACAAGCATATTATCCGCCTGGTTGGCTGCTGcgtgatggaggaggaggaacactGGTCATTGTTCCAGAAAAAGAACATGGTGGAGAAACGGCTGCTCGTCTTCGAGTATATGGAGAACGGCTCGCTTTTCGACCACCTTCATGGTCCATCCACATCATCCTTCTCACCGGTGACGGCGTCCTGGAAGACGCGCATTGAGATACTGCTGGGCGTGTCACGCGCCATTGAGTACCTGCACTCATACGCCACGCCGGCGGTTATCCACTGTGACATCAAATCGTCCAACATCCTGCTTGACTCCAGCTGGTCACCGCGCTTGTCGAGCTTTGACATAGCGGTTAGCTGCGACGAGGCGGAGTGTGTTGACATTTGCGTCCGTGGCACGTTGGGATATCTTGACCCGGAGTTTGTACGCACAAGAACTCTGAAGCCAGCGAGCGACGTCTATAATTTTGGCGTTGTGATGCTGGAAGTATTGTCAGGCAGGAGGGCAATTTGCCGCTGGAAGGAGGatcatggcgatggcgatggcgatagCCCCATGGATTCTTTGGTTAACCACGCGCTGCCACTCATCGATGCGGGGCAGGTGCTCCATCTGCTGGATAggcggccggcggaggagcCAACGCCAAGGCAGCTCGAGGCGGCGGACCTGGTGGCACGCACGGCAGCGCACTGCCTGCAAGAGAATGGGGACGACCGGCCGGCCATGTCGGACGTCGTGACCAGACTCCAGGCGGCGCTGGAGCTCGTCCGTTGCGATGATGAGTAG
- the LOC136354235 gene encoding uncharacterized protein, with the protein MESLSSVSTIVRIAQEIAGAVSTVSRCRKLANRVQCIGDLLRELESSSAAAAGDDDEATRRLLAVLEDALHRALELVTSCQDSGCPRSLIDGGRMAGLFDEVDGDIDRCLLELGVANRILITRLEGLLHRNAFRSCDLPPPPPSPATIGTETETTVTVRIGMPRVEHIEHRVHMVQGATNVAAVVASSKDHLTGRSSAAPRGNVGVTDVVTVVASNKDKFTVKSGTAKRGNARVTDMAPVIASDSDKDKFTMRFGTATRGNTGVTNVAPVVASNRNKFTVRPDAATRGNARVTDVAPSAASNKDKFTVRSSGATRDNARVTNVAAIAGSNKNQFTFRNGATSIATLLQEPPSNGYGYCPYAEGLTTGESYRDTTGGGPFDAAATAAATYYYFPPFQHMFSEEDPTNTYTIL; encoded by the exons ATGGAGTCACTGAGCAGCGTGTCGACGATCGTGAGGATCGCGCAGGAGATCGCCGGCGCGGTGTCGACGGTGAGCCGGTGCCGGAAGCTCGCCAATCGCGTGCAGTGCATCGGCGACCTGCTGCGGGAGCTagagtcgtcgtcggcggcggcggccggcgacgacgacgaggcgacgAGGAGGCTGCTGGCCGTCCTGGAGGACGCGCTCCACCGCGCGCTGGAGCTTGTGACGTCGTGCCAGGACAGCGGATGCCCGCGCAGCCTCATCGACGGCGGCCGGATGGCCGGCCTGTtcgacgaggtcgacggcgacatcGACCGCTGCCTCCTCGAGCTCGGCGTCGCCAACCGCATCCTCATCACCCGCCTCGagggcctcctccaccggaacGCCTTCCGCTCCTGtgatctgccgccgccgccgccgtcgccggcgacaatCGGAACGGAGACGGAGACGACGGTGACGGTTAGGATCGGCATGCCTCGCGTCGAGCACATCGAGCACCGTGTCCACATGGTGCAAG GAGCCACCAACGTGGCAGCTGTTGTTGCCTCCAGCAAGGACCACCTCACCGGCAGGTCTAGCGCTGCTCCACGTGGTAACGTAGGAGTGACCGATGTGGTAACTGTTGTAGCCTCCAACAAGGACAAGTTTACCGTTAAGTCCGGCACAGCTAAACGCGGCAATGCAAGAGTGACCGACATGGCACCTGTTATAGCCTCCGACTCCGACAAAGATAAGTTCACCATGAGGTTTGGCACCGCTACACGTGGCAATACAGGAGTGACTAACGTGGCACCGGTTGTAGCCTCCAACAGGAACAAGTTCACCGTCAGGCCCGATGCCGCTACACGTGGCAATGCAAGAGTAACCGACGTAGCACCTTCTGCAGCCTCAAACAAGGACAAGTTCACAGTCAGGTCCAGCGGTGCTACGCGTGACAATGCAAGAGTGACCAACGTGGCAGCTATTGCAGGCTCCAACAAGAATCAGTTTACCTTCAGGAACGGTGCCACTAGCATCGCAACCTTGTTGCAGGAGCCACCATCAAACGGGTATGGCTATTGTCCGTATGCTGAGGGGCTCACCACCGGTGAAAGCTACCGCGATACTACCGGTGGTGGCCCATTcgacgccgctgccaccgccgccgctacctACTACTATTTCCCGCCATTTCAGCACATGTTTAGCGAAGAGGACCCTACCAATACCTACACCATTCTCTAA
- the LOC4351082 gene encoding putative disease resistance protein RGA3, translated as MLQSALPKSVRIKNQPSDAPPPNMSKLELKKILKKIENIINDGHKILQLLNLPGHSNINKRQTVSDDSRIAVTTASPPFVVIGRDEDRDKILVLLHETENDGQHEPSRALSHSIIGIHGIPGSGKSTLAQYVCAHEKRGRQEKEAGHFDLIMWVHVSRNFNVDKIFSKMLEEATGNSCPQFNSLNTLEQKLEQALSRKRFLLVLDDVWYNKDDSQEELQKILFPLKVGALGSKILLTSRTRDALLALGAAKCIPISELDDTVFLELFMHYALDSAGIDERDRMIFRAIGSDIAKKLKRSPLAARTVGGQLHMRPTIDFWQDARNQNLLNETMGALWWSYQHLDQQVRRCFAYCSIFPRRHRLERHELINLWVAEGFITTTEVGLEMEAVGRKYFEELVSASFLQLGEKQAERFGASEYFTVHDLLHDLAEKVARNDCFKVENGWTGDLPGDVRHLYIESYNKTMITEKVLKMGNLRTLIIYSGNTEIPTEEKIFERMFMRLRKLRVLSVKIITGSHVFSFPESIGQLRHLRHLCFRTTLIRQVLPNTIAKLRYMHVLDFGVCGDLVFPSGEDMSNLINLQHIIATADLNCPNIGMLTSLQTLPLFPVKKEPGYELQQLRHLNKLRGKLHIHGLGNVGSKEEALEAKLDGKERLKELVLVWDDESCSPEVEAEVLEGLCPPLELERLEITDYHGSSYPDWMIGGHKGPKYLRELELSGCSRLGPAPELFEFFIHLRSLWLWKSSWNFLPDNLEQLMSLHELKMYFCLNIQSLPKLPRSLEEFGLGACDDEFMRSCKTIGHPNWHKIQHIPRVTIALESTHSPHGSSSSSSIPVLYLSG; from the coding sequence CCTTCAGATGCTCCTCCTCCTAATATGTCAAAATTGGAGTTGAAGAAAATCCTAAAGAAGATAGAAAATATTATCAACGATGGACACAAAATTTTGCAGCTTCTGAATTTGCCAGGCCACAGTAATATCAACAAGAGACAAACTGTTTCTGACGATTCACGTATTGCAGTCACTACTGCATCTCCTCCATTTGTAGTAATTGGCCGAGATGAAGATCGTGATAAGATCTTAGTATTGCTTCATGAGACAGAAAATGATGGTCAACATGAACCCAGTCGTGCATTATCCCATTCCATCATTGGCATCCATGGCATTCCTGGGTCCGGGAAATCTACCCTTGCACAGTATGTTTGTGCCCATGAGAAAAGGGGCAGGCAAGAGAAAGAGGCTGGCCATTTCGACCTTATCATGTGGGTTCATGTTTCTAGGAATTTTAATGTGGATAAGATTTTCAGTAAGATGCTTGAAGAGGCTACAGGGAACTCTTGCCCTCAGTTCAATAGTCTTAACACCCTAGAGCAGAAGCTGGAACAGGCATTGAGTCGAAAACGGTTCCTTTTGGTACTAGATGATGTATGGTACAACAAGGATGACAGTCAGGAGGAGCTACAAAAGATTCTTTTTCCACTTAAGGTTGGGGCTTTAGGAAGTAAGATCCTACTAACTAGTCGAACTAGAGATGCATTATTAGCTTTGGGTGCTGCAAAATGTATTCCGATATCTGAATTGGATGACACTGTGTTCCTTGAACTTTTCATGCACTATGCTCTCGACAGTGCAGGCATAGATGAACGCGATCGGATGATATTCAGAGCTATAGGATCTGACATTGCAAAAAAGCTGAAGAGATCACCTCTGGCAGCCAGAACAGTTGGAGGGCAACTACACATGAGACCAACAATTGACTTTTGGCAAGATGCTCGAAATCAGAACCTCTTGAATGAGACAATGGGAGCTCTATGGTGGAGCTACCAGCACCTTGATCAGCAGGTAAGACGGTGCTTTGCTTACTGCAGTATTTTCCCCAGAAGACATCGGCTGGAACGCCATGAGTTAATTAACTTGTGGGTGGCAGAAGGGTTTATAACGACTACTGAAGTAGGATTAGAAATGGAGGCTGTTGGTAGAAAGTACTTTGAGGAATTGGTATCAGCCTCATTTCTGCAACTAGGAGAAAAACAAGCAGAAAGGTTTGGTGCCTCCGAATACTTCACGGTTCATGATCTGCTTCACGATTTAGCAGAGAAGGTTGCTAGAAATGATTGCTTCAAAGTTGAGAATGGCTGGACAGGAGATCTTCCTGGAGATGTTCGCCACCTTTATATCGAGAGTTATAATAAAACGATGATTACTGAAAAGGTTTTGAAAATGGGAAATTTACGCACTCTGATTATTTATAGTGGCAATACAGAAATACCAACTGAAGAAAAGATATTTGAAAGAATGTTCATGAGGCTGAGGAAGTTGCGGGTACTGAGCGTTAAAATCATCACAGGATCGCATGTGTTCTCATTCCCAGAATCTATTGGTCAACTGAGGCATCTACGCCATCTTTGTTTTCGGACAACCTTGATCAGACAAGTTTTACCAAACACAATTGCCAAGCTTCGCTATATGCATGTGCTAGATTTTGGTGTATGTGGAGATTTAGTGTTTCCCTCTGGCGAAGACATGAGTAATCTCATCAACTTGCAGCATATAATCGCCACGGCTGATCTGAATTGTCCAAACATCGGCATGCTAACGTCACTGCAAACATTACCATTGTTCCCAGTAAAGAAGGAACCAGGGTATGAATTACAGCAGCTGAGACACCTAAACAAGCTTCGTGGCAAGCTACATATCCACGGTCTTGGAAACGTTGGGAGCAAGGAGGAAGCTCTTGAAGCCAAATTAGATGGCAAGGAACGCCTGAAAGAACTGGTACTTGTCTGGGATGATGAGAGCTGCAGTCCAGAGGTTGAGGCAGAGGTGCTTGAGGGCCTTTGCCCACCATTGGAGCTTGAAAGACTAGAAATAACAGATTATCACGGTTCAAGCTACCCAGATTGGATGATCGGAGGTCACAAAGGCCCAAAGTACCTGCGCGAACTTGAGCTCAGTGGATGCAGCCGACTGGGACCTGCCCCTGAACTCTTTGAGTTTTTCATTCATCTCCGTTCACTCTGGCTTTGGAAAAGCAGCTGGAACTTCTTGCCAGATAATCTGGAGCAACTCATGTCACTCCATGAACTGAAGATGTATTTTTGCTTGAACATTCAGTCGCTTCCAAAGCTGCCCCGATCTCTTGAGGAGTTTGGATTGGGGGCCTGCGATGACGAGTTCATGAGGTCTTGCAAAACAATTGGGCATCCAAACTGGCACAAGATCCAGCATATTCCTAGAGTAACAATTGCTTTGGAATCTACTCATTCTCCCCatggtagcagcagcagcagcagcattccCGTTTTGTATTTGAGTGGCTAA